In Peptostreptococcaceae bacterium, a genomic segment contains:
- a CDS encoding HAMP domain-containing histidine kinase, which produces MKLSRKLMIYFMAVVVLSLTLSAALTAFSVGRQFDNFLEEEHGKRIESIKELVDQAMVYIDNNIYIEGSGVERYALIEGYYVEILSSEGKTVYRVDGLNEMRDHMQGMMRRSFMEKQYNEESYLLTAEGSTVGTLVIGYFGHSNMSAAAITFKSAILRLGSFSVLIALIIGALLSRKLSRQIARPVTQTTEMAKKLAEGSFEFKKLPASKILEINQLVRAVESLKETLICQEKIRRRMAADMAHEIRTPIANLEAQIQAVVDGLIKADDTLMESLYEETERLGFLVAGIEDINRLRTEEMVLSTEVVNIGDETQKVIEAVGPSFEKKHLGSELSIKTPVLVRLDRQRYKQVMHNLYANAIKYAYEGTVVKTSISERNEEIIIEIFDEGLGIEEDELEKVFDYLYRSDDSRSRETGGYGIGLSVAKAIVEAHGGKIRAESQKNKWTRIVINLPLDNQ; this is translated from the coding sequence ATGAAACTTTCAAGAAAACTGATGATATATTTCATGGCGGTAGTTGTTCTTTCGCTGACCCTTTCGGCGGCATTGACCGCTTTTAGCGTAGGTCGCCAATTTGACAATTTTCTGGAAGAGGAACACGGAAAAAGAATAGAAAGTATAAAAGAATTGGTCGACCAGGCCATGGTATACATAGACAACAATATTTATATTGAAGGAAGCGGGGTTGAGAGATATGCTTTAATCGAGGGCTATTACGTAGAAATCCTAAGCAGTGAAGGAAAAACGGTTTACCGCGTGGACGGTTTGAATGAAATGAGAGATCATATGCAGGGGATGATGCGAAGGTCATTTATGGAAAAGCAATACAACGAAGAAAGCTATCTTCTTACAGCTGAAGGATCGACAGTCGGAACTCTTGTCATTGGATATTTCGGACACTCAAACATGTCTGCGGCGGCTATCACCTTTAAATCCGCCATCTTGAGGCTTGGAAGCTTTTCGGTTCTTATCGCGCTTATAATCGGAGCATTGCTTAGCCGAAAACTTTCAAGACAAATAGCAAGACCCGTAACGCAGACAACCGAAATGGCAAAAAAATTGGCAGAAGGTTCTTTTGAATTTAAAAAACTCCCTGCATCAAAGATCTTGGAGATTAATCAGTTGGTCCGAGCCGTTGAAAGTTTAAAGGAAACCTTGATCTGTCAGGAAAAAATACGTCGACGCATGGCAGCGGACATGGCTCATGAGATACGAACCCCGATTGCCAATCTAGAGGCCCAGATACAGGCAGTTGTCGACGGCTTGATTAAAGCAGACGATACGCTGATGGAGAGCCTGTACGAAGAGACGGAACGCTTAGGTTTTCTTGTTGCTGGAATCGAAGACATTAACAGGCTTAGGACAGAGGAAATGGTATTAAGCACCGAAGTGGTAAACATTGGAGATGAAACCCAAAAAGTCATCGAGGCAGTCGGTCCGTCTTTTGAAAAAAAACATTTGGGTTCTGAATTGAGCATAAAGACGCCCGTGTTAGTGCGTCTCGACAGGCAGAGATACAAACAAGTCATGCATAATCTTTACGCCAACGCCATTAAATATGCATATGAAGGCACAGTTGTCAAAACGAGCATTTCAGAGCGCAATGAAGAGATTATAATTGAAATTTTCGACGAGGGTCTGGGAATTGAGGAAGATGAACTTGAGAAAGTATTTGATTACCTGTATAGATCCGATGATTCAAGGAGTCGCGAGACAGGGGGCTATGGAATTGGGCTTTCGGTTGCAAAAGCGATTGTCGAGGCCCATGGAGGGAAAATACGTGCGGAAAGTCAAAAGAATAAATGGACGAGGATTGTCATAAATCTGCCCCTCGACAATCAATAA
- a CDS encoding MFS transporter, with product MKGTIMTSINLETKKTIKKDKMIWKFSLYGFLKNLRFFEPYLVIYLLSLDLSLFSIGILYALRETVTYIFEVPSGIIADAYGKKKELMACFIFYIISFGLFFIGRGFAVLSLAMLFFGLGEAFRSGTHKAMIYFYLERMGWFEYKTYVYGRTRSFSLLGSAVSAFLSIVFILKIPAMNWIFLLSVLPYVLDFILIGTYPAYLDGKKEMGKGFSAFFASGFDRIRSITGNRPLLKVLLSSSLYDGIFKSVKDYIQPILEVILLGGIVADMSIMGGDDTLKVYLGATYGVFYIFSAFASRGVYLLNRLADSKRLMDIFFDLMGIGAFLVAIAIWTDQRFLAIAVFFMLYILKDARRPLFVDISGDYMKKTERAAALSVDSQLKSVFMIVLAPVFGLLADKFSIAWLFIAIGVISILSNRFLSDRFAS from the coding sequence TTGAAAGGAACAATCATGACCTCGATAAATCTTGAGACAAAAAAAACCATAAAAAAAGACAAAATGATATGGAAATTCAGTCTGTACGGGTTTCTTAAGAATCTTAGATTCTTCGAACCGTATTTGGTCATTTATCTCTTGTCGCTTGATTTAAGCCTTTTTTCCATAGGAATACTTTACGCGTTGCGGGAGACGGTAACCTATATCTTTGAGGTTCCTTCCGGAATAATCGCCGATGCCTACGGAAAAAAGAAGGAGCTAATGGCTTGCTTCATATTTTACATAATTTCATTTGGACTGTTTTTCATTGGAAGGGGATTTGCGGTTTTAAGCTTGGCCATGTTATTCTTCGGCCTTGGGGAGGCCTTTCGTTCGGGAACCCACAAGGCCATGATATATTTCTACCTTGAACGCATGGGCTGGTTTGAATATAAGACCTATGTCTATGGAAGGACCAGATCCTTTTCGCTTTTGGGTTCGGCAGTATCGGCTTTTCTGTCGATTGTTTTCATATTGAAGATTCCGGCAATGAATTGGATATTTCTGCTTAGTGTTTTGCCATATGTACTGGATTTCATTCTTATAGGGACATATCCTGCTTACCTTGACGGAAAGAAAGAGATGGGAAAAGGTTTTTCGGCGTTCTTTGCAAGCGGTTTTGATAGGATTAGAAGTATCACAGGAAACAGACCGCTTCTAAAGGTTCTTTTGAGCTCTTCGCTGTATGACGGCATATTCAAGTCAGTTAAGGACTACATACAGCCCATCCTTGAGGTTATTCTATTGGGGGGAATAGTTGCGGACATGTCGATCATGGGCGGCGACGACACATTGAAGGTTTATCTAGGAGCAACATACGGTGTGTTTTACATTTTCAGCGCATTTGCATCAAGAGGTGTATATCTCCTAAATCGTCTGGCCGATTCGAAGCGGCTGATGGATATTTTTTTCGACCTGATGGGTATTGGAGCTTTTCTTGTTGCAATTGCTATATGGACGGATCAAAGATTTCTTGCCATTGCAGTGTTCTTTATGCTATACATATTGAAGGATGCCAGGCGTCCTCTCTTTGTTGATATTTCCGGGGATTACATGAAAAAAACTGAAAGAGCTGCAGCTCTTTCAGTTGACAGTCAATTGAAATCGGTTTTTATGATAGTGTTGGCTCCCGTTTTCGGCCTTTTGGCCGATAAATTCTCAATCGCTTGGCTATTCATTGCTATAGGGGTTATTTCTATTCTTTCGAATCGATTTTTGTCAGACCGCTTTGCCTCTTAA
- a CDS encoding NfeD family protein: MIEAITFGLTTIWFALGAVAAIAASAIGLGFYLQTAVFFAVSIILLYFTRPIAKEYLKIGAQKTNVSEIIGHEGIPEFRT, translated from the coding sequence GTGATTGAGGCGATAACATTTGGGCTGACTACAATATGGTTTGCGTTGGGAGCGGTCGCAGCAATAGCGGCGTCTGCGATAGGATTGGGCTTTTATTTGCAGACGGCGGTGTTTTTTGCAGTCTCAATCATATTGCTATATTTTACAAGGCCGATTGCCAAGGAATATCTAAAGATAGGCGCTCAGAAGACAAATGTATCCGAAATAATCGGACATGAGGGCATCCCTGAGTTTAGAACTTAA